One genomic segment of Pseudomonas chlororaphis subsp. aurantiaca includes these proteins:
- a CDS encoding fatty acyl-AMP ligase encodes MAYRFLHNGRDEETLITFSELDRAARAAAARLQGHCRAGDRVLILLKPGLDYVIAFMGCLYAGLVAVPAYPPGATKTLDRLDGIIDDCQPTAALASGEDVPTIQARLGQAESPRVLDMASLDLALAGEWRRVPVTRDDIAFLQYTSGSTGIPKGVAVTHGNLIHNSRSISRGFLTHKDSHLVSWLPPYHDMGLIGGILQSLFVGFGSTLLAPIHFLQRPLRWLQAISTYRGTVSGGPNFAYELCLRKIKDEELAGLDLSSWEVAFNGAEHVRAQTIAAFHERFARAGFASTSAFPCYGLAEGTLMVSAGGSKREPVIRQFHAGLLEDNVARLHDGQGSDAGLRLRTLVSSGRGIPGQGPFICDPHTEQPLEDGRVGEICILGDSVASGYWQRPESTAAAFRPAPPALGWSRYFRTGDLGFLLDGELFVTGRLKDLIIVNGVNHHPGDIENTVLRTHDSFRPDGTAAFSIETGDSEQVVIAQEMERRALRSLDLPQLFSDLKARLWQQHQLARPVLLLVFGGSLPRTSSGKIKRQECRKQFAPWLAALDGPAPAAAHPLDKSVVAVESNGRVLRDITADSQVVEA; translated from the coding sequence TTGGCCTATCGTTTTCTGCACAACGGGCGAGACGAAGAAACCCTGATCACCTTCTCTGAACTGGACCGCGCGGCGAGAGCGGCGGCGGCCCGGTTGCAGGGGCATTGCCGGGCGGGGGACAGGGTGCTGATCCTGCTCAAGCCGGGCCTGGACTATGTGATCGCCTTCATGGGCTGCCTGTATGCCGGGCTGGTGGCGGTGCCGGCCTATCCGCCGGGGGCCACCAAGACCCTGGACCGGCTGGACGGCATCATCGACGACTGCCAGCCGACGGCGGCGCTGGCCAGTGGCGAGGATGTCCCGACCATCCAGGCCCGGCTGGGGCAGGCCGAAAGTCCGCGGGTGCTGGACATGGCGAGCCTCGACCTGGCCCTGGCCGGCGAATGGCGGCGCGTCCCGGTGACCCGCGACGATATCGCCTTTTTGCAATACACCTCGGGCTCCACCGGGATTCCCAAAGGAGTGGCGGTGACCCACGGCAACCTGATTCACAATTCGCGCAGCATCAGCCGCGGCTTTCTGACCCACAAGGACAGCCACCTGGTCAGCTGGCTGCCGCCGTATCACGACATGGGGCTGATCGGCGGCATCCTGCAATCCTTGTTCGTCGGTTTCGGCTCGACCCTGCTGGCGCCGATCCACTTCCTGCAACGGCCGCTGCGCTGGTTGCAGGCCATCAGCACCTACCGCGGCACCGTCAGCGGCGGGCCGAACTTCGCCTATGAATTGTGCCTGCGCAAGATCAAGGACGAAGAGCTGGCCGGCCTCGACCTGAGCAGCTGGGAGGTGGCCTTCAACGGCGCCGAGCATGTGCGGGCGCAGACCATTGCCGCCTTCCATGAGCGTTTCGCCCGCGCCGGTTTTGCCAGCACCTCGGCCTTTCCCTGCTACGGACTGGCCGAAGGCACGCTGATGGTCAGCGCCGGCGGCAGCAAGCGCGAGCCAGTGATCCGCCAGTTCCATGCCGGCTTGCTGGAGGACAACGTGGCGCGCCTGCACGACGGCCAGGGCAGCGACGCCGGGTTGCGCCTGCGCACCCTGGTCAGCAGCGGTCGCGGCATTCCCGGGCAGGGCCCGTTCATCTGCGATCCGCACACCGAACAGCCGCTGGAGGACGGGCGGGTCGGCGAGATCTGCATCCTCGGCGACAGCGTCGCCAGCGGTTACTGGCAGCGTCCGGAGAGCACCGCCGCGGCCTTTCGCCCGGCCCCGCCGGCGCTCGGCTGGTCGCGCTACTTCCGCACCGGTGACCTGGGGTTCCTGCTCGACGGCGAGCTGTTCGTCACCGGGCGCCTCAAGGACTTGATCATCGTCAATGGCGTCAACCATCACCCCGGCGATATCGAGAACACCGTGCTGCGTACCCATGACAGCTTTCGTCCGGACGGCACTGCGGCCTTCAGCATCGAGACCGGCGACAGCGAGCAGGTGGTGATCGCCCAGGAAATGGAGCGGCGGGCCTTGCGCAGCCTCGACCTGCCGCAGCTGTTCAGCGACTTGAAGGCGCGGCTGTGGCAACAGCACCAATTGGCGCGACCGGTGCTGTTGCTGGTGTTCGGCGGGTCGTTACCGCGTACCTCCAGCGGCAAGATCAAGCGCCAGGAGTGCCGCAAGCAGTTCGCTCCCTGGCTGGCGGCACTCGATGGCCCGGCGCCGGCCGCAGCCCACCCGCTGGACAAGTCGGTGGTCGCGGTGGAGAGCAACGGCCGGGTATTGCGTGACATCACCGCCGACAGCCAGGTCGTGGAAGCATGA